The following proteins are encoded in a genomic region of Rattus rattus isolate New Zealand chromosome 2, Rrattus_CSIRO_v1, whole genome shotgun sequence:
- the Ifngr1 gene encoding interferon gamma receptor 1 — protein MGPQAAVGRMILLVVLMLSAEIGSGALMSTEDPKPPSVPVPTNVLITSYNLNPVVRWNYQDMLQTPVFTVQVKMYLDNWTDACTDIAHRYCNIYISEPDSSAWARVKAKVGQRESAYAQSEEFIMCRKGKVGPPGLDIRRKEDQLIVHIFHPKVNVSQETMFGDGNTCYTFDYTVFVKHYRSGEILHTEHNVLKEDCDETLCELNISVSTLNSNYCVSVVGKSSFWQVKTETSKDVCIPFLHDDREESIWILLVAPLLFLTIVVPALVCCYIKKNPSKRKSIMLPKSLLSVVKNATSETKPESKYSLVTSCQPAVLENETVICEEHLSTVTTPDSLGAPEQEELSKGTAATVAEGNTSPETTDSPPTPVQSGHFSLSSSNQSGSCSLATYHSRDGSDSGLVGTGSSISDSDFLPNNDSEIKMADPAPAPMRKAPTFSGYDKPHVLVDVPVDGEGKESLIGYRLTGDTQELS, from the exons ATGGGCCCGCAGGCTGCAGTCGGCAGGATGATTCTGCTGGTGGTCCTGATGCTGTCTGCGGAGATCGGGAGTGGAGCTTTGATGAGCACCGAGGATCCTAAGCCGCCCTCGG TGCCTGTACCAACAAATGTTCTAATTACATCTTATAACTTGAACCCTGTCGTTCGCTGGAACTACCAGGACATGTTACAGACTCCTGTTTTTACTGTACAGGTAAAGATGTATCT GGATAACTGGACTGATGCCTGCACCGACATTGCCCATCGTTATTGTAATATCTACATTTCCGAGCCTGACTCATCTGCCTGGGCCAGAGTTAAGGCCAAGGTTGGACAAAGAGAGTCTGCCTATGCACAGTCAGAAGAGTTTATTATGTGCCGAAAGG gGAAGGTTGGACCGCCTGGCCTGGACATCcgaaggaaggaagatcagctGATTGTCCACATATTTCACCCTAAGGTCAATGTGAGTCAGGAAACCATGTTTGGTGACGGAAATACCTGTTACACATTCGACTACACTGTGTTTGTGAAACATTACAGGAGTGGGGAG ATCCTACATACAGAACATAACGTCCTAAAAGAAGATTGTGACGAAACTCTGTGTGAGTTAAACATCTCAGTGTCCACGCTGAATTCCAATTACTGTGTTTCAGTAGTTGGAAAGTCGTCTTTCTGGCAAGTTAAAACAGAAACATCCAAAGACGTCTGTATCCCCTTTCTCCATGATGACAGAGAAG aatcAATTTGGATACTGCTTGttgctcctcttctcttccttacaATAGTTGTCCCGGCACTTGTGTGTTGTTACATTAAGAAGAATCCATCTAAGAGAAAAAGCATAATGTTACCTAAGTCCTTG CTCTCTGTGGTAAAAAATGCCACGTCCGAGACCAAACCTGAATCAAAGTACTCCCTTGTCACGTCGTGCCAGCCAGCTGTCCTAGAGAACGAGACAGTGATCTGTGAGGAGCACTTGTCCACAGTGACAACTCCAGACAGCCTAGGAGCACCAGAGCAGGAAGAACTTTCTAAAGGAACCGCGGCTACGGTTGCTGAAGGAAACACTTCCCCCGAGACCACCGACAGCCCTCCAACTCCGGTACAAAGTGGCCATTTTTCCCTGTCAAGTAGTAACCAGTCAGGCTCCTGTAGCCTCGCCACCTATCACTCCAGGGACGGCTCTGACAGTGGCCTCGTGGGCACAGGCAGCTCCATATCTGACTCTGACTTTCTCCCAAACAACGACTCGGAAATAAAGATGGCAGACCCAGCCCCTGCACCTATGAGGAAGGCCCCAACTTTCTCCGGTTATGACAAACCACACGTGCTGGTGGACGTGCCCGTGGACGGGGAGGGCAAGGAGTCTTTGATTGGGTATAGACTCACGGGTGATACCCAGGAACTGTCCTAA